A window of Drosophila santomea strain STO CAGO 1482 chromosome X, Prin_Dsan_1.1, whole genome shotgun sequence genomic DNA:
GTGCAGAAAACAATGTTCTTGCTAACACTTAGTCGCTTAAAAACTAAGGACAATTTGACACAATTTCGCTTAAGAACTACTGGGGAAAGGGAGAATACGAATGACAGGCGGTGTGGTAGGAAAATCGAAGAGGGAACAAAAAGGGgtgtttataaaaaaaaggcagcTCATTATTGCATCACGATGACTGGCACATGTGTGGGAAATTACTGAGAGTAGTTCGACTTGGGggaaaaattcaacaaaaataCGAAGCAGggcacataaaaaaaaaaacaaaaaagggttggggaggggaggggaaaTTTAGAGGATGGaataagtggaagtggaagttcTCGTTTCTACTTGGCAGTTTCCTCTTCCTCTGGATTTTCGCCTCCGGCAAAGATATAGTTATCCCGACCCGCGATTCCCGTACCGCCAGCATCGCCCAGCCAGGGGTACACATTGGGGCATTCCCGACAGGTCTCCATATAGCGCGTATCCGTCAGATTCTGCTCCGGGATCTTGAAGGGCAGCGCGCACGTCTGCCAGATATTGCAGGGCTTGGGGGCCACCGAGACGCTCTTGTCGCACTTCCACGACTCGATTTGGCTGACGTCGCGCAACTCCTTGGGGTCGGTCATGTACTGGAGCATCTGGGTGACGGTCAGGATGTAGACGTCAGGTCTAAGGAATCGGAAGATAAACGATGGTTATTATTATCAGAGGGTCAAGTTGGGTTTTTCAATTAGGCTGGGTGGGTGGCTGATGTTAAATTAGTTTTCTGCGCAAGAGGTTTTCCTTCCTGCCTCGCCTCGTTCTGTTTTATTATtcttcattaaatatttattttattttaggtTTCTATATTGTTAAGTATAGTGTGTGCTTGAAATACTACATGTGAATATAATACATACAATTTGTTTGTATAGAATAGTTAAAAAATATTCGAAAAGGAACAACACCTCTTACACAACGATAGAGCAGAGCACCTGTATGGTGTACACCTGTGGCCCACACAAAAGAGTAATGATGATGGGCcgcagtgggcgtggcagaagGGGCGGTGATGGGGGCCTAAGCCTAAGTTGATGCAAAGAAAACTTTATGGAATTCTTTTGCGCTGCCCGACAGAGGGGGTACGCATTTTCAGGCATCTCATGCAAACAGTACATTCCGCCCTCCGTTCTCGGTTGAACATTTAGCCATTATCCCCTTCCCGTTTCCCACTTGcccacttttccatttcctgtGAAGCCAAAGCTTCAGctcagatccagatccagatccagcTTCAGGTTCAGTTTGAGCCTGGTCCGAACGGCAACGCAATGTTGAAAGTCATTCACACTAATTAAAAACTTCGTACAATTGTGCTAGAAATAGTTTCGCAGCAGCTGCTCTTTCAGTTTTCCCCGCGTCCCCCGATTCACCCGTTGCCCCCGGTGTCCACTCCCCCTCCCATCCATCGTCCCGGTCAGATCTTTATAGTTTTAACTTCCCCCTCTCAGTTTGCCGTAAACTAATGCATGAGGTGTGAAACAGGTGAACCGAAAGGGTGGGCGGATGGACCGCGATGCGTGCCGCCGTTTGGCGAAAATGAAGTTGAAATTTCTTAGGTTTGAAAACGGCAAGACTAAAAAGTTTCACTTAGGTTACCGCCCTGAAATTCTCTTGCCAACggtttccatttaaatgcaagCACTCAAACGATCGTAATTTTGTAGATTTTATGTGGATTGCTGAAACAATTTTTCCAGCGACATAAAGCATTTCGAGTTTGGTACACTAGTTGTTGATTGAAGTGGGTTTCCACAATACTATTCTTAAAAACCTATTAAAGGTGGATGAAAGTATGACTTTTAGATATATGTACGTCTTTAATACGCCTTATAATTTAATGTGCTTATAATTTAAGCCTTATGTGCTTGGCAGCTTATTGAAAACTTCTAATTGGTACTCACTTGCGGACAATTTGTAATGCCTCTAGGTCGGATAACACGTGTTTTAAATAGCCAAATCGCAACGAAAGCTAATTAAATCTTTTAAGCTGACATAACACCAAGGCttgttttgaaaaaaatagtttatcCGAAGATGCCCAGCATATAACCTGCTCCACGCAAACAAAGATGGCtgataacacacacacactcctatacacacatacacatgcacatcCCCGACCTGATGTCGATGACAAAGTGCGATTCTATCATTAAACAAGTCTACTGCCACTTTCCCCGGcttgccgtctctttctgctCGTCTTGGCCTTCTTGGTGAAGGCTGACTACTGTTGTTTGTGCTCACTTTAACATTGTTTTTAGTTAGCCACGACCCCTAATACCGTGGtcttgttttccctttttttgttgtttttgttgttgcccgtAGTCCACGTTCTCTTTCGCTCCGTATACGAGTATCCCTTTTCATTGGCCTGCGCCTGCACTgatattttcaaaatgaaactttaacaaaattaaacttttctCATTAAAACGTGCGATTTTTTCCCTTCTTATCCTTATCCAAGCTACTGCTCGTGTTCTGCtgatgatttttttaaatgctgaCCACAGCGTCGCCATTGTGGGTTGGCCAAAAGGACGCCGGAATGGGAGAAAGTGGGAATGTGGGAGAAAGCAGGGCCTGAGATTCCGCTGAGAGTTGTGCATATGGTTGAGTGACTGCCAGCAGGATTGGCGATATGCACAGGACAAAAATGCCGAGGCACAATTGTTATTTACTACCACGGATATATCAATCACTATGAAgtgcctaaaagtatgcagcaaGGTATTTTGAGTTGAAATactatgtttttttttttactgcaTACTCGTAGACACTTTTGTGAGTGTTTGTAAATTCAACAAGTATCTTTTCTTTCCGGAAATCAGGCAATTTGCAATGAATTTGAGATTAGGcgaaatttatatttctttataattaTATAGGAGTAATGcaatgcatataatttggcatttattatattttaatttatcaGGAGTAGATCCCctttttctcagtgtactCTGCGCACGGGGGTGTTGTTTGTGAAGGGATTGTGGGGGTCGTGGAACCCTACTCAACCTGTCGACGGACAGGCAATATGTGCCGCCGCTTCTACAAGCAATTTTTATAGCAATTGCCaattttgctgctgctgctgcttcctgCCTCGGCCTTTTGCGGCCCACTTTCTCCCTGCTTTCTCCCGCTTCTCTTTATTCCGTCTCCCGGCTCTCATCTCGGTCATCTCTCTTGgctttttttaattgaatataaaactTGCCAGCGGCAATCGGCAGGAAACGCCAGCTGCCCATGTGTGTTTGTCTGTGCGAGTGTGAGAATAGAAGGAGACGGCATGAGGGAGGGAGCCGGTTCCAAAGTTGGCTTTCAATTatgaaaacacaaacaacaaaaatatactatatataaagccaaaaactgaaaaagctgaaaaaaaatgtatgaaaaaaTGAGAGCAGTGTGCGCATATAGCAGAATTGGTTAAATCACCCCGCATAGCACCTCTAACGAggtaaaaatacaaaaaaaaaatggtagGGAAAAATATAGAAATCAAGAAAGAATATCcctgaaaatatatacaaaatcaTAAGATAAAGCATTGAAATCCGGAAAAGATTGACTTGCCTTGAGTTTCAactaattacaatttatttcgATATTGACTTGTCGATATTGTTTGAATAAATATGTGTGGTTTTCAAGGGTGGTAGAGGGTAAGGTCTTGATTTAGTTGGTTTAATACTTTGCAATTCTATAACAATACGAGATctagtttatgttttttgttttacaaattATAGTAAGAAGCACACTTAAGCATTGGAGTGTGTCCTTGCATAAAATTGCAAGGAACGGATAGCTCAGCTAGTAAATGTTCATGCACACATTGATTCAGCCAAAGATTGAGCTCTACATAAGTAATCCAAATAATCCAATTAAAAGCAGTAGAGAGAGCTATAGTGGAGTTACTCGACTATAAGATACCGTCAAACATCCAATGAAAGTGGTGTTACGTCGATACGGACAGATACGGACACGCCTGCGGACAAACATGCCTAGAACGACTAGGACTAGCTCTGAGGCCATAAGGATGTTTGCAAACTCTAACACTTGTTCTGAACTATTTTTATCATCTTAATAATCTTACtcttaatattattaattactcACAGGTCGAGGGCCCAGTCGAGGAACTTGTGGAGGCCGTTCTCCAGCGGCTTGGTCTGGAACCAGTTAGTGTGGAAGGGCATCATGTATGGGGCCTTGTTCTGCTCGTAATAGCGCGAGAAGTCCTCCTGCAGCCACTGGAAGACCTCCTCCTCGTCTAGGTTGTGCAGGACGCACTGGTCCAGATAGGGGCAGTGACCGCCCTCGTATCCCTCAACGTAATGGGTGTTCAGGGGAACCTCCCAGACGCCGGGGAAGGTGCGCGACGGACAAGTGCCGCTCTTGCACTCGTGCGAGATCTTGTAGTCGAGGGTGTACGGCCAAACTGGCACGGGCACCGGCGGAACGGTGATCGAACTGTCGTAGATGTACCCAAAGTCCTCTAGTACCTGGTGgtgaaaaatacatttttttagttGAAGGTGGAGTGTAGATAGACGACACTTTTGTCTCGCCACAATGGAGTTCTTGCGAAATGAGATTTGTTAGTGTTGATAAAAATTTAGCTCAATACCTTGACCAGAAGCCGTGCTTACGTGACGTATCTATTCAATACCTAACACTTAAAATCCGACTTCAACAATATTTGTGATACTTGACAAAATTACTTTATGGGGACCGAAAAAATGGATAGATTACGAGATTACAAGCACATATCTGAGATTCAGGACctgtttttgccttttgtctTATATCAGACAAGTATGCtaatgtgtacatatatatatttgttgaaAAACTCATTTTGCCTGGGAATAGATTAGTAATATATGCTAATCTATCCATCTTTTTGGCCTTATCTAGATTGTGGATATATTCGGCAGGGAGTATTGAGGTGTCGTTCGATGCGTAGCCAtattataaaaacaagagagaacgctatagtcgagttccccgactatctgatacccgttactcagctagtggaagggagaaggagagtcttaaacacagtttttggcggtttgtaggcgttatagtgggcgtggcagaaagttttttggcaaatcggtagaaatttacaagactaatacaaaaatgaaaaaatatcaaaacatttttcaaaagtgtgggcgtagcagctttgggcggtttgtgggcgttatagtgggcgtggcagaaagttttttggcaaatcgatagaaatttagaagactaatacaaaaatgaaaaaatatcaaaacatttttcaaaagtgtgggcgtggcagttttgggcggtttgtgggcgttagagtaggcgtggcaaaattttttttgacaaatcgatagaaatttacaacaccaatacaaaaatgaaaaaatatcaaaacatttttcaaaagtgtgggcgtggcagttttgggcggtttgtgggcgttagagtgggcgtggcagcatgattcgacaaacttgcgctgcgtctatgtccctggagtctgtatgcttaatctcaactttctagcttttgtagttcctgagatctcgacgttcatacggacagacagacggacagacggacggacagacggacagacggacggacagacggacatggccaaatcgactcggctattgatcctgatcaagaatatatatactttatatggtcggaaacgcttccttctgcctgttacatacttttcaacgaatctagtatacccttttactctacgagtaacgggtataattatagACATATTGGGCATTTTTTTAGACCGGCATTTTGTTCCCCCTAAATAGACTTTCCCTTCTTAGGATGTAAAGAATGTGTGCtctatattttaattgatagGAGCCAATTTGGAAAAAATCATTGTGTTTGTACGTACAAAAATGATGGAATTACCAAAGCAACAGATGACGAACCTATCTGCGTTATCCCATCGCCTCACACAGACATAATCCATGAGTGCGATAAAATACAGCTCTGGTGGGCGGTCATGCCACTCACACTCTTTCATTTAGGCCCATTATCTGCATAAAAAGATTTGCCATGAATATGATTTTAAATGCGTGAATGTGCCAACGAGCCTGATCGAGATTAGAGAGGTGGGCTGGCATGCCTGGATTCCTGGATGGATAGATGTCGCATAATGTGTTGTGACATTGATGTTATGTCATGTCAACCAGGCATGACTTGTCGGAGTCAAAATGTGTTTAAGTTCCGTATAGGCTGTTAAAGCTTCATTGGACTGCCACCAAACTCGATTTCAATTTAAGGCCAATACCACGgcattttgaataaaaaagaTATCACATACCGGGCTGTTGTTGCAAAACAAAGGTGCTGATTTAAAAGCAATACATGTCCTCATAAATGAATTATAATTTGTACCCGATACTCTCGATTAAAATGGCTTACCTAATTCGTTAAAAAGAACCAGGGACCAGGTAGAAGGGAACGTTTTCAACactataaagtatatatgtacatacatatatttttaagcagGATCAAGCGAGTCTTTCTGCCCATGCattattgaaaattaataactccagaaTGGGGAGAGATATttagtttgtgtttttgtatgGGGTTATTCGAGTCCATATCTTTAATGttaccaaaaattgtgggcgtggcaccgcccttctattttttgtaatttataacttCAGAacttttgcattaatttgtaCTAGACTACAAtgattaaaatactttgtACAGAATGaaaattaacgctttggttCCAAAGATATTAGAACTTTTGTAACTGAAGAAAAACGTagaaaattgttgttttttctactcgcaacagctgtttttaaCAGCttatttctttgttgtggcgccatttataaaaatttctagtatgcagcactaaagattggtcgattatgaatgcgtacacttaatattattgtaatattccgactttcagaaaTTGGCTTATAACCAGAAAAaggggtcaaatttcccatagtgccatgtccgtccgtctgtctgtccgtccgtataaacgtcgacATCTCAGTAACTACATATAAAAGCTATAGTGTTTGAACATGGCATGTAGATTTTCGTGACGCAGCGAACGTTTCTCTTCTGTTATACACTTGCAGGGGTTAATTGACGACTCATCTGAAAATCCTGATCCAGTAGGAATACACTTGATAGTGTAGGAAACTCTTTCTTTTATCTTTTACATACAAAGGTACATATAAGTGACCTGTATATAATTCTCTACAAACTTTTCGAAAATGTAAAGGCAAGTAATGTGGTAAGTTTAGTACTTATTTCAAAAGTTACCATTTGATATCAAACATAGCACTGCgtaatattaaaatttaagttttccAAATtgtataaagaaaaaatttaactGAAAACTCAGATTGCATTCCGTTCGCCGCCGAACAAATTGGTTACGTTTTCCCATTCCGTTTGGCTGCGTTGGCAGAAACTGACACTGCAGCTTTAAATGAATcacttttcgattttcgcGATTCCGTTTGCGATCTGTGGAGCTCCATCCGAGTCCCACACCCTCTGGTTGTGATTTCAAGAAATCGCACTCGACAATTGCATGCCAATTGATGTTCTcattgtttgcatttcttttgTGCTGGGTTGACTCACCTGCCACACAGCTGCCACCCACCTGCCTTGGCAATAACAACTCAAACTCACCTTGTATTGGGTGTTGCGGCCAGGTTTGAGGAACGGAGCTCGCATGCCGACCACATCGTTAACGGACACATTGGAGAAGTGTCGCAGGATTTCACGCATGCCAATCATCTCGCCCACCCACTCCTCGTAGCCCTTGTCCTGCAGTCCTTGCTGCTGCGAGATGCTCTCCGTTCCGATTTCGTGGCCATAGTATCCCAGGTGCTGGATCTGCTGGTAGTTGCTGCAATGGCATTGGGGGAAATCGGCAGTCAGTAAGGAAAATTAATTGGCCATAAGTGTGCTGTAATAAGAGTCCTTTGCTGTATTTTCTGTTACGCCAAAGTAATTCGTTGCGTATAAGAAGAATGCATAGCCAATGTCcggaaatttgtttaaaaaataagaGATATGAATTTTCATAATAGAAGACATGAGTGAACGCTATAGTCGTCATAGTCCGCGACTATTAGATACCAAGCTAATAAGCTTAACAAAATACTAATTAGAGGGCCGTCTACGCTTCCCTCTACGTTTTACATGattttttaacgaatctagtatacccattATCGGATATAATAAGACTACATCAAAGGTTAATGGAGTGCATAGTCACTAGAGggatttaaattttaatggaCTTTTCAGTAAATCGTGCATTAAAGTGCAACAATAACCAGCATGATAATAGCTCCTAAATACGGAAAAAAAGTTcttcgttttattttgtaCGTTATTAACTCAGGAATAACCAGTTCGAGTGGTTCTTCTATTCCACTTCTAGCAAATCATTTTCACACTCGATGGTTAAACACAAAGAACAGCACAGCAACACATATcaggaaaagtgaaaattcgAAACTAACTGACAAACATACACACTGAATCTCTCAAACTCCTGGTTTTTGCCAATTAGAAGAATTTCCCAACGGCAAAACTAAAATGCAATGGGAAAGGAAAGGGGAAGAGCATTTTTGCTGGATGCTTAAAAAACAGATAGAACTCAGGAGGTGTTGGAAACCAGCCTACGAATCGAAAATGCCCTACAAAacatgtgtgtttgtgcagGGAAAGAATAGTAACTATGGACTTATTACCACTTTCAATGTAATCGGAAATTTAAAATCTGAACCCACCACCGATCGTTCACCGATGGTCGATGCTGGGGAAAATGttgataaatttgtttaaaaaaagcTTGCAAAccacttgaaaaatgttagGTCCCAAAGGAATGTAGCACACATTGCAGAAGTACTAAAATATATGAGTGAAATTTATTCCTTCAAAGGTTGCCAAACAAAGGATCCAAAAAGGGATCCAAAAGGGGGGATCCAAAAGGGGGGCAGAGCAAAGTTCGGAGATACAGCTAACAAGTAATGCATAGTTGTCGGTGGTGCTTGTAAAGCACAAATAGTTACGAGCAGCAGAAAGCGATGGACAAAAAgtgatataaataaaaatggaaataaaattatgaatgtAACTGTTTTTTCATTgtctttttatttctgtgagcactttttttttcatttgttaaCTCGTTtcatgcagcagcagcagcaacaataagcAAGAAAGTTGCATGAATGCATGAATGtacgtatatatttattaaacatttcaCTCGCAGTGCCTCTTCTCGCCCTGCATGTGAgtctgcaaatattttgcaatgAAATTACGCCCTAAAGTCAAACTTTTGGTCCAAACAGCCCGAACAAACCCCTTCTGCCCAttgaaaaacgaaaacgagaaGTAAAAATCATAATGAATGCGATGCATTTTTGTTGTAACttgtgcactgagagaaaatgcATTGTATAGGCAAtcacatttaaaaattatgaaatgtacatacatatatttagtGGTATGTCGTATGAGTTGCCACCGCAGTTCAATAGTTGCTGCTCCTATTGCTTGCTCAATTGTAATTTATCCATTCATTACTTTTGTAATCacaaaaatgacaaaataacAATAGTGTGCAAATAATTTACTAATGAATTTTGTAATGGAACATGGCTATGCCTATGATCTGTCGGCCTATTTCGCCCCATGTACTGCTGACGCACTTCATGCACCGTAGGCGttgcagccacgcccactgcaTTGGGGCGACCTGCATGTAcacctccaccacctccaccacctccaccactgcaccccccaccccctttgCCATCCTTCAGCCTCTGCTGCACTTTCAAACAATAGCGCACGGGCACAAAACTATCTGACATCGTCAAAAAGTTCATGCAAAAATGTAGAAATGTGAAAAGTTGTTGAAAAGCCTGGGCCCCAgaagtgtgagtgtgtgcgagtgtgtgccagtgttagtgtgtgtgcgtgggtgcATCCTGCGGTGCGTATGTGTGGAGTAGATTTATTGCATGACATTTCAATTGTTAGACAAACAGCTGGACGAAGAACTAGAAGCAAACGGAGGGGCGGCCCCACTTGAAGCCAAGGCCAAATGAGAAGGACTGAAAAAATGTGTGAAATACGAAATACCGGGCTCAGAGGGGAGAACGAAACCCGAAGAAGGCCAACCATTCGAAGAAACAGTGTTGCCAACCAACAGTGCGACACACAGGTGGTGGGTGTGACAAGCACtgttcaaaatatttattccgCGGGGGATGTTCGTTCTGTCATTTTAGAAACCAAGTCACCTCCTATTCattatttgtttggctttcaaGTATAGTTTGATGTTTTacaatgaaacaaaaatacacacaacAAAACTCCAGTGTGACCAAATCGCCTTATAAAACATTTGCGAGGtttgcaattttaaaaatgcattaaaataaCCCagtagttttatttattgcaaaaGCAACCTGACTAAAGATACACTTGCGGCGGGTAACGGTTGGTAACCTTGTCATTTCCAAAATTATCCTTAAGCCTTCTTGAAACTGCCACCAATTGCTTCCCAGGACGGCACATGAGAAGTGGTTACAACTGGGTAGCCGAAGGCCAAGAGGAGGCTGACAAGGAGGTGGAGGTGACAAATGTCGGCAGCAATTAACAGAGCCACCGAGCCAGAGCAAAAATAGTCAAATGACTCCACAAAGAAAAACTGACAAACAAGGCTGAGTGGCTGGGCTGGGCTGGTCATGGACTGGGCTGAGGGTGGTCCTTTAAAGTGGACCAGGTCTGTGGTGGAAGTGCGTCACACTTAGTCACATTTGATGAATTTTCCTTTGGCCTTGTCGCGAGTGGCCGAAGACGAAGTGCAGCCATTGTTTATGCCATCTACCCACGCGGAAAGCTTCTTGAAAAGAAGAAGCCACAAGAACCCACACCCAGCGTTCACAAACGCTTTTTACCCAAACCCGTTTAAAAAATCCCAACGCCTCTTAAATTTTGCAGCTACCAAAAACCGAATTTTCCCGAGCCCCCATCTCTGTGCTTGAATTTGCGTTTGCTAACAagttcaatttgcatttaaaaaggCAGAAACACATGTAATCTGAACGATTAGAAATTGTAAGATTAAACGCAGACATACTTGTGTGGGAGGGCGGCGGGAAAgtcttggaaaagccaaatatAGGAAAAGAGAAACGTGTTTTTTCTGCAATTAAACTGGGGGATTTGAAAGATCGAttagaattaaaataaataatacagaGGGGGAAGGACCTAAGTGAGTTCACTGTGAAGCAAATGAAGCAAAGTAATGAATATCGAGACTAGAGCTATGGCAAAGTTAATGAAAAAGTGTGTATATTTTTCGAAGTTttctttgatattttttacACTTCTATTTACCATTTATTATATATCTGTAAGCCTGAAAAGTTATAACCCATAACCCTATATAACCCATCCTCGGTTCCGAATCCGgtccacacgcacacacctatttttcttcaatttggGCTCGTCTCAAAGTCGAGCAATTTCTTTTAATGTGCTTTTAAAAGCCAAATCTACAGGTTCTCTTGGCCATGTCTTTTTTGTCTATGGCAATTTTTTCATAGCAATAAGATTTCTGTTGTTTTTCCTACGCCCAGCACCAAAAACGAACTTCATTTGCATGGCGAACAtattgtgtatgtgtgggggAGTATCTGTGTGTCGAATAAGTGTGTGCtgcatgtatgtgtgtgtgacacTACCAGGGCTAACGAGCTGGCCTGACTTTGGTAAaggcataaaaacaataagtTCCCCCTGCCCCCTCCACCATGATTTCAATAAAGCTCTTCGACAGCGTTCTACACACTCATAAAGAAAATTGctaaagaaaaaagaaagcaaaaacagacaagagccaaaaaggaaaaccaagaAAAGAAAGCagaatgcaaaatgcagaaagggaaaatcgggaaaatggggaaatgggggcGACTCTGTTCACATGGAAAAATTATGGCTGCCTTGCCTGACTTCCCTGTCTCTTGCGTCTTTTGCTTTTCCGTGATCATCGTTATTATCAACACCAGTTAAGCAATAACAGTTGGAAAACGTGGGGGAAATCCCCGGGCGGAAGAATGGGTACGGGTAGTGTAGTGGGTGGCTCTAGTGATTACAAGAGCGAACTAATAAAAACAGAAAGCCAAATACAGAGGGCGAATGCAGAATAACACTCCGACGTATAAACATACACGAAATCTCTGGAGAGGAGTAGTATACATAGGTATCTCTGGATACGAACAATCCAAACTTTGTTAGGGTACACTTTTCAACCGTTTACGTATATACGAATCAAGTCAAGTAGATATATATAAGGTAGAATGAGCTTATTATCCTTTGTCCTTCGTATGCAAATGTGTTTAGCGAGTCTAGCGAAGTACTACTGTACGATGGTTGCGGAAAGGGAAAAATGAGCAGACTGGAGCAAGGTCTAGTGCACATGTAGTGTATTTtccgcacacacaaaaattcaGATGTGCATGTGTGCTATCGCCAACAGAGACTATGACACGGAAAAAGAGAATTAACCGAAAAAACAGGTAAGCCACACATTGTCTCGATTTATATTTGGGCTTACAGAGCTTTTATGCAGGCAACTGAAATTATAACACTGTTCGATTTATCATTCAAGATGGCCtgttacagttacagttttCCTTGAGCTGAAGGTCCACCACACGATTATTTCTCCCGAATTCCTAACACTCCAGTCTTAATATCTGGCTGCCCGCCCTCAGTTCCGCCAATCTTCCCAAGATCTGGCCCGAAAGTTAATGTACCCCAACAGCATAGGAGCTTGCAAAAGGATACGGCCAGCCGCACACACGTGCACATGTGTACGGATGGACAGCCGAACCaacccccacacacacagcacacacacagcacacacacagcacatACACAGCACATACacagcacacgcacacactcgcacggCAAGGCAAGGCACCTGCAAGAGCTGTTAAAGTGTCATTGGGTTGTTGTCATAGTCATTGTCAACGTTGTCGTTATCTTTATTTCACATCAACGACAtagtcatcatcatcatcatcgtcgttCATTTGAATCTCTTCGGATGCAGTCTGTGCCAGGGTCCGAGCTGATTTGCCCATCTGGCTAGTTTCTGTCCAAAGCCCTAAGTTTTTGGCCCTCTTCGAAATAAGTTGATGTTCTATTTATAGCAAAAGTAAAACTATAAACATGAAACTATAGGAAGGAAACTTAATAAGAAACTCTAGTACATGAAATGGACTTATCGTAATTGTGTAGTTAATTCAGTTATCAGTTAAAGGTAACTAATGCTTTAAAACGAAGGTTTCTTTGCATTTATAATGTTTTACTAGAAATGTGAAATTAGAATATTTAGTGAGATGAAAGCGTAAATGGTTATGGACAAATAATGCATTTCGTTTGGCGAATACACTTTGCGATCCTGTCCTCATTTGTAGCGCCTTCAGCCAAATCTCGTAACGTGGACTGGACATCCCTGAGTCCGAGAGCCGAGTTCCCGGACCAGGACCCTTTCAGTATTCGTTTCCTTGCCCGTAGCCGCTCCCTGTACCGTTCCCCTttccgttcccgttcccgGAGTTGGT
This region includes:
- the LOC120456897 gene encoding chitin deacetylase 1; the encoded protein is MLRQCLVAVLLVIAGANGQGKEKEEFQCPSHIANGNYADPATCRRFYQCVDGYPYLNRCPSGLFFDDVQKFCTFKDEAKCGPLPTTPAPATEAPADTAQRCNTENCALPYCFCSKDGTQIPGDLEPEKIPQIIMLTFDGAVNLNNYQHYLKIFDGKRKNPNGCLIRGTFFMSHEYSNYQQIQHLGYYGHEIGTESISQQQGLQDKGYEEWVGEMIGMREILRHFSNVSVNDVVGMRAPFLKPGRNTQYKVLEDFGYIYDSSITVPPVPVPVWPYTLDYKISHECKSGTCPSRTFPGVWEVPLNTHYVEGYEGGHCPYLDQCVLHNLDEEEVFQWLQEDFSRYYEQNKAPYMMPFHTNWFQTKPLENGLHKFLDWALDLPDVYILTVTQMLQYMTDPKELRDVSQIESWKCDKSVSVAPKPCNIWQTCALPFKIPEQNLTDTRYMETCRECPNVYPWLGDAGGTGIAGRDNYIFAGGENPEEEETAK